From one Mytilus trossulus isolate FHL-02 chromosome 10, PNRI_Mtr1.1.1.hap1, whole genome shotgun sequence genomic stretch:
- the LOC134687467 gene encoding F-box/LRR-repeat protein 2-like: MADIGVLPDEILVFIFHFMLQSDIVSVIRNVCIRWKMLSFSPTLWRRLCMVDLGGENQKIMWSDENIQTVKSFVKSLYISLFSNQGGECLNKLIKHDFIEMKELTLRDSHFGNSKFIEILEFLANRNRNLSCLTVKFGACEHLEKYFDIISNIKLRTLEINHGGSALGLRQKCKQCSEEKWKNCLVKLCCAKGKYLRNLSLGVNRVNDETVSSILHHCSNLTTLELDKTITSYRCFMDIQQNINLRNISLFNININDDTLIGIAQFAPFLISFSVEGNLGSISTKGIQKISESCRYLEKLSFKNDHDHAPKLTDSNLFTIASNCKSLKYIQFQSLKHITDAGLQAVFENCSNLQTIIVNDCFNITDKSLINIGTNCKRLKRLEFSGHLTGYNKMTSAGFQHILCNLKYLDDLTFASLKNLKHVRLYPATMSACDEPANLSNKNARSLADTKDHGNHKISDLEFNISQHQESNHTRRLHDHCHLKRLNLARCDSLDDESILQILNYCPDLHRLDLFNCVGLTLNIKDNIFDLCEFIPEIKIDGIICQRKLIT; this comes from the coding sequence ATGGCAGACATAGGCGTTTTACCAGATGAAATCTTGGTGTTCATCTTTCACTTCATGCTCCAGTCAGATATTGTTTCTGTTATAAGAAACGTTTGCATTCGTTGGAAAATGCTTTCCTTCTCGCCAACATTATGGAGGCGACTGTGTATGGTTGATCTAGGAGGAGAGAATCAGAAAATCATGTGGTCAGACGAAAACATACAAACGGTCAAGTCATTTGTGAAAAGTCTGTATATAAGTCTATTTTCCAATCAAGGTGGCGAGTGtttgaataaattaataaaacatgatttCATTGAGATGAAGGAATTAACTTTACGAGATTCACATTTCGGAAATagtaaatttatagaaattttagaATTTCTGGCAAATCGAAACAGAAATCTGTCTTGCCTGACTGTGAAATTTGGTGCATGTGAACATTTAGAAAAATACTTTGATatcatatcaaatatcaaattacgTACACTAGAAATTAACCATGGTGGTTCTGCTTTAGGATTGAGGCAAAAGTGCAAACAATGTTCAgaagaaaaatggaaaaattgcttgGTCAAATTGTGTTGTGCAAAAGGCAAATATTTGCGCAATTTGTCTTTAGGTGTGAACCGTGTGAATGACGAAACTGTGTCTTCTATATTACATCATTGTAGCAACTTAACAACATTAGAACTCGATAAAACAATTACTTCCTACAGATGTTTTATGGATATccaacaaaatatcaatttgagGAATATAAGCCTGTTTAACATTAATATCAATGATGATACTTTAATTGGCATCGCTCAGTTTGCACCTTTTCTCATCTCCTTCTCAGTAGAAGGTAATTTAGGCTCTATTTCAACAAAAGGAATACAGAAAATATCAGAAAGCTGTAGATACCTTGAAAAGTTATCTTTCAAAAACGACCATGATCATGCACCCAAACTTACAGATTCGAATCTATTTACCATAGCTTCAAATTGTAAATCTCTTAAATACATACAATTTCAgtctttaaaacatataacagaTGCTGGTCTTCAAgctgtttttgaaaattgtagCAACTTACAAACTATCATAGTAAATGATTGTTTTAACATTACAGACAAATCACTTATAAATATTGGAACAAACTGCAAACGACTGAAACGTCTCGAATTCAGTGGACATTTAACCGGATATAACAAAATGACAAGCGCTGGATTCCAGCATATACTTtgtaatttgaaatatcttgaTGACTTAACGTTTGCgtctttgaaaaatttaaaacatgttcgATTATATCCTGCTACAATGTCTGCTTGCGATGAACCAGCAAATCTATCAAACAAGAATGCAAGATCATTGGCAGATACTAAAGACCATGGAAATCATAAGATATCTGACTTGGAGTTTAATATCTCTCAACACCAGGAGTCTAATCACACTCGTAGATTACATGACCATTGTCACCTTAAAAGGTTAAACCTGGCAAGATGTGATTCTTTAGATGATGAGTccattttacaaatattgaaCTACTGTCCGGATCTTCATCGCCTAGATTTATTCAACTGTGTTGGGTTAACTCTTAACATAAAGGATAACATTTTTGATCTTTGTGAATTCATTCcagagataaaaatagatggtataatttgtcaaagaaaattaattacttga